A window of Marinobacter salarius contains these coding sequences:
- a CDS encoding PLP-dependent aminotransferase family protein yields the protein MIDDIRFEHTTPLQTQLYQHLSQRIIHRRYLPGSQLPSSRQLAADLGVSRNTVNAVYDQLKAEGFLQSRAGQGVFVHKDLNQTINQPNEGAIQTTQAMTLPPLPPAPVSRLQLGEDANLPFQPGLPDINAFPIRSWNRILHHQESRRSLRGYDTTQGYQPLRRAIADYLRASRGVRCQEHQVIVTNGAQQALSLIADVLLEPGDRVFVENPGYRGARYALGRHGNPLLPVPLKQQVLDVGILDSLGDAKLLFCTPTHQYPMGGILDVSQRMALLQWARRNQTWIVEDDYDSEFHFYNKPFAAIQGMFDTAPVLYVGSFSKTLLPALRVGYLIVPEALVDHFLWVKRVSGGETPLLTQATIAEFIDSGQFTRHLRRMRQLYRDKWHHFQARVTEKLGGRLVPIAESAGMHLVLKGNVDDLALSQQLRDLGFGSTALSEHYIGRTAQTGLVMGFASASESQIEACVDALCRLTDYDER from the coding sequence GTGATTGACGATATACGGTTCGAGCACACCACACCGCTGCAAACGCAGCTTTATCAACACCTGTCCCAGCGCATTATCCATCGACGTTACCTGCCGGGAAGCCAACTGCCCTCCAGCCGTCAGCTGGCGGCAGACCTGGGTGTCAGCCGCAATACCGTCAACGCCGTTTACGACCAGTTGAAAGCCGAAGGTTTCTTGCAAAGCCGGGCTGGCCAAGGCGTATTCGTGCATAAAGACCTCAACCAGACCATCAACCAACCCAACGAAGGGGCCATTCAAACCACACAGGCCATGACCTTGCCGCCACTGCCGCCGGCTCCCGTCAGCCGTCTGCAGCTTGGGGAAGACGCCAACCTGCCCTTCCAACCCGGGCTGCCCGACATCAACGCCTTCCCCATTCGCAGTTGGAACCGAATACTGCACCATCAGGAGAGCCGAAGAAGCCTTCGTGGCTATGACACAACCCAGGGTTACCAGCCATTGCGCAGAGCCATTGCTGATTATTTGCGAGCCTCCCGCGGGGTGCGTTGCCAGGAACACCAAGTGATCGTGACCAATGGGGCTCAACAGGCGCTGTCGCTGATTGCAGACGTGCTGTTAGAACCCGGTGACAGGGTCTTTGTTGAGAATCCCGGCTACCGCGGCGCCCGATACGCCCTTGGCCGCCACGGCAACCCACTGCTACCCGTGCCACTCAAGCAACAGGTTCTGGATGTGGGCATTCTGGACAGCCTTGGCGACGCCAAACTGCTGTTCTGCACACCGACTCACCAATACCCCATGGGCGGCATTCTCGATGTCTCCCAGCGCATGGCACTGCTACAGTGGGCGCGCCGAAACCAGACGTGGATCGTGGAAGACGATTACGACAGCGAGTTCCATTTCTATAACAAACCGTTTGCAGCCATTCAGGGCATGTTCGATACCGCCCCCGTTCTCTATGTGGGCAGCTTCAGTAAGACACTGCTGCCAGCCCTGCGCGTCGGCTACCTGATCGTACCAGAGGCACTCGTCGACCATTTCCTCTGGGTCAAGCGTGTCAGCGGCGGAGAGACACCATTACTGACCCAGGCAACCATCGCCGAGTTCATCGACAGCGGCCAGTTCACACGACATCTGCGCCGTATGCGCCAACTCTATCGTGATAAGTGGCATCATTTTCAGGCACGGGTTACCGAAAAGCTTGGCGGCAGGCTGGTCCCCATAGCGGAAAGTGCCGGAATGCATTTGGTTCTGAAAGGCAACGTGGATGACCTTGCCCTGAGCCAGCAACTGAGAGACCTGGGTTTCGGTAGCACGGCCCTCAGCGAGCACTACATCGGAAGAACCGCGCAAACTGGGCTGGTGATGGGATTCGCGAGTGCGAGCGAGTCACAGATCGAGGCGTGCGTGGATGCACTGTGCAGACTTACCGACTACGATGAAAGATAG
- a CDS encoding pyridoxamine 5'-phosphate oxidase family protein: MSRKEITDIPLSLTLSPPSSPLSCCPRSRVKRAARRASYERAPAYALIDRLKTAHVGFVEEGEPRIIPITAWRLADDLYLHTLSGGRLAQTLASGQQLCISFAVTNQWVMTKSAFHHSANYESLVLFGRASRVSDDREFDAAFQAIINQIESGRWEQVRAPNAKERKATALFRIPIREGAFKSRDGGPGEEPEDMALPVWHGVLPA, encoded by the coding sequence ATGTCTCGGAAGGAAATCACGGATATCCCTTTATCACTAACGTTATCACCGCCGTCATCACCGCTGTCTTGCTGTCCTCGCAGCCGGGTGAAGCGCGCGGCCAGGAGAGCCAGTTATGAGCGGGCGCCGGCTTACGCCCTGATCGATAGATTAAAAACAGCGCATGTGGGTTTTGTTGAAGAAGGTGAGCCACGCATTATCCCGATCACAGCGTGGCGTCTTGCTGACGACCTTTACCTGCATACACTCAGCGGTGGCAGGTTGGCGCAGACGCTGGCATCGGGACAACAGTTGTGCATTTCATTTGCCGTGACCAACCAGTGGGTAATGACTAAGTCAGCGTTCCACCACAGTGCCAACTATGAATCGCTGGTGCTGTTCGGCAGGGCCTCGCGAGTGTCGGATGATCGTGAGTTCGACGCCGCATTCCAGGCCATCATTAATCAGATTGAATCGGGCCGTTGGGAGCAGGTGCGTGCCCCCAATGCAAAGGAGCGCAAGGCGACGGCATTGTTCCGGATTCCGATCAGGGAGGGCGCGTTCAAAAGCAGGGATGGCGGTCCTGGAGAGGAACCCGAGGATATGGCGCTCCCGGTGTGGCACGGTGTGCTGCCCGCGTAG